The following proteins are encoded in a genomic region of Chaetodon auriga isolate fChaAug3 chromosome 8, fChaAug3.hap1, whole genome shotgun sequence:
- the s100a10b gene encoding protein S100-A10b has protein sequence MTELEKCMESLIVIFHRYASQDGEGKTLNKKELKKLVENELPTFLAAQKNIKTVDHIMKDLDQNKDDKLDFEEFLPLIAGLSMACEKCYMLHEKKGKKSTAMARLDSVVTNIVDLYLQYVGDQEHLSGDAFKSVLEAETESPEIRAKVNPDDIDGAMKIADRNRDGEVNFREFCRCVNILARSQYQKRTGKVCKGGKGGKGGKGGKGGKGGKGGRAARAARKAQGEEEDDDEEEEEEGEEGEEEEPPAED, from the exons ATGACGGAGTTGGAGAAATGCATGGAGTCCCTGATTGTCATTTTCCACCGCTATGCCAGTCAAGACGGTGAAGGAAAGACCTTAAACAAGAAGGAACTGAAGAAACTGGTTGAGAATGAGTTACCCACCTTCCTGGCA GCCCAGAAGAACATCAAAACTGTGGACCACATCATGAAAGATTTGGACCAAAACAAAGATGATAAATTGGACTTTGAAGAGTTTCTTCCCCTCATTGCCGGCCTCTCGATGGCCTGTGAGAAGTGTTACATGCTCCATGAAAAGAAGGGCAAGAAGT CTACAGCCATGGCTCGCCTGGATTCGGTCGTCACAAACATTGTGGATCTATATCTGCAGTATGTTGGCGATCAAGAGCACTTGAGCGGAGATGCGTTCAAGAGCGTGTtggaggcagaaacagaaagtCCAGAAATAAGa GCTAAAGTAAATCCTGATGACATTGACGGCGCCATGAAAATAGCTGATAGAAACCGGGATGGCGAGGTCAACTTCCGAGAGTTTTGTCGGTGTGTGAATATCCTGGCCAGATCCCAGTACCAGAAGAGGACCGGCAAAGTTTGCAAGGGTGGCAAGGGTGGCAAGGGCGGCAAGGGCGGCAAAGGTGGCAAGGGTGGCAAAGGTGGCAGGGCTGCCAGGGCTGCCAGGAAAGCCCAAGgcgaagaagaggatgatgatgaagaggaagaagaagaaggagaggaaggagaggaagaagaaccACCAGCAGAAGACTAA